The Sagittula sp. P11 genome window below encodes:
- the serS gene encoding serine--tRNA ligase: MHDIRAIRENPETWDAALSRRGAEPMSSAILALDADRRAAILAAETAQADQNKASKDVGKAKASGDEAEFERLRALVAEKKAEVAEMQEKAKALDAQLTDLLLGVPNLPLAEVPDGADENDNVEIRRWGEPRSFDFAPKEHYELDGVKPGMDFETAAKLSGSRFVLLSGGVARIHRALAQFMLDTHVEEHGLAETWTPVLVRPEMMYGTGQLPKFGEDSYETTNGWWLIPTSEVTLTNIVNGLTVDEGYLPRRYAAHSQCFRSEAGSAGRDTAGMLRQHQFEKVEMVTVCHPDKSLAEHERMTRCAETILEKLGLPYRTVVLCTGDMGFGAQKTHDIEVWLPGQNTYREISSVSTCGDFQARRMNARYKPAEGGKPGFLHTLNGSGLAVGRALIAVLENGQQADGSVDLPEALHPWLRGRTRLDASGNLV, from the coding sequence ATGCACGACATCCGCGCCATCCGAGAGAACCCGGAAACCTGGGATGCGGCCCTCAGCCGCCGCGGGGCAGAGCCGATGTCGTCCGCCATCCTCGCCCTCGACGCCGACCGCCGCGCCGCGATCCTCGCCGCCGAGACGGCGCAGGCCGATCAGAACAAGGCGTCGAAGGACGTGGGCAAGGCCAAGGCCTCCGGCGACGAGGCGGAGTTCGAACGCCTCCGCGCCCTGGTGGCCGAGAAGAAGGCCGAGGTCGCCGAAATGCAGGAGAAGGCCAAGGCGCTGGACGCGCAGCTGACCGACCTCCTGCTGGGCGTCCCGAACCTGCCGCTGGCCGAGGTGCCCGACGGCGCCGACGAAAACGACAACGTGGAAATACGCCGCTGGGGCGAGCCGCGCAGCTTCGACTTCGCTCCGAAGGAGCATTACGAGCTCGACGGCGTGAAGCCCGGCATGGATTTCGAAACCGCCGCGAAGCTCTCCGGCTCGCGCTTCGTGCTGCTTTCGGGCGGGGTCGCCCGCATCCACCGCGCGCTGGCGCAGTTCATGCTCGACACCCACGTGGAGGAACACGGGCTTGCCGAGACCTGGACCCCGGTCCTCGTGCGGCCGGAGATGATGTACGGCACCGGCCAGCTTCCGAAGTTCGGCGAGGACAGCTACGAGACCACCAACGGCTGGTGGCTGATCCCCACGTCGGAGGTCACGCTGACCAACATCGTCAACGGGCTGACCGTGGACGAGGGCTACCTGCCCCGCCGCTACGCCGCCCATTCGCAGTGTTTCCGGTCCGAGGCAGGCAGCGCCGGCCGAGACACCGCCGGCATGCTCCGCCAGCACCAGTTCGAGAAGGTCGAGATGGTGACCGTCTGCCACCCCGACAAATCGCTGGCCGAACACGAGCGCATGACCCGCTGCGCGGAAACCATCCTGGAAAAGCTGGGCCTGCCCTACCGCACCGTCGTGCTCTGCACCGGCGACATGGGCTTCGGCGCGCAGAAGACCCACGACATCGAGGTCTGGCTGCCAGGCCAGAACACCTACCGCGAGATCAGCTCCGTCTCGACCTGCGGCGATTTCCAGGCGCGGCGGATGAACGCCCGCTACAAGCCCGCGGAGGGCGGCAAGCCCGGCTTCCTGCACACGCTGAACGGCTCCGGCCTTGCCGTGGGCCGGGCGCTGATCGCGGTGCTGGAGAACGGCCAGCAGGCGGACGGCTCCGTCGACCTGCCCGAGGCGCTGCACCCATGGCTGCGCGGCAGGACGCGCCTCGACGCCTCCGGGAACCTGGTTTGA
- a CDS encoding calcium-binding protein, producing MGFGLMAVVGAMVLMALQGMMEDVPEPGEDVIREDDTVVGSDDDDVIMGNGGAELLLPDDGNDLVRGGGGNDTISDLRWDEDAVMTDAGPVNPNWSSDTLFGGTGDDVITATGGQDDVNGGAGDDRINTIDLHPDQPFAPDRLFGAAGDDWLVGDDGDTMIGGEGADFFSNLIDEPEDQPVMIRDWQRGEQVELLLYHPSLIPADGSAPVAELRDSDAGAVLSVNGHDAAVFADALARDLNGHVRVVSRV from the coding sequence ATGGGGTTCGGCCTGATGGCGGTCGTCGGTGCGATGGTGCTGATGGCTCTGCAAGGAATGATGGAAGACGTCCCGGAGCCGGGCGAGGACGTGATCCGCGAAGACGACACCGTGGTCGGCAGCGATGACGACGACGTCATCATGGGCAACGGCGGGGCCGAACTGCTGCTGCCGGACGACGGCAACGACCTGGTGCGCGGCGGGGGAGGGAACGACACGATCTCTGACCTGCGCTGGGACGAGGATGCGGTGATGACGGATGCGGGTCCTGTCAATCCGAACTGGAGCAGCGACACGCTGTTCGGCGGTACGGGCGACGACGTCATCACCGCGACCGGCGGGCAGGACGACGTGAACGGCGGCGCGGGCGACGACCGGATCAACACCATCGACCTGCACCCCGACCAACCCTTTGCGCCCGACCGCTTGTTCGGCGCCGCGGGCGACGACTGGCTGGTGGGCGACGACGGCGACACGATGATCGGCGGGGAGGGGGCGGACTTCTTCTCCAACCTCATCGACGAGCCGGAGGACCAGCCGGTGATGATCCGCGACTGGCAGAGGGGCGAGCAGGTGGAACTGCTGCTCTATCACCCCTCGCTGATCCCGGCGGACGGCAGCGCGCCGGTGGCGGAACTGCGCGACAGCGACGCGGGTGCGGTGCTGTCGGTCAACGGCCACGACGCGGCGGTCTTTGCCGACGCTCTTGCGCGCGACCTGAACGGGCATGTCCGGGTGGTGAGCCGCGTCTGA
- a CDS encoding serine protease: MLRVLLLALAAALLPVPAPAEDAVGRLNLAGYRHREMCTATLVAPDIALTAAHCVTTPADGYLKRIGDMTFVAGWDGEHHAGAARIKAVTVHPKAYDNGRFDIAHDIALVTLDQLLEVAPLPVGIGVPPGPMTLMGYRRSVPHRLTITPLCYGDETGPLWRLRCRVEPGQSGGPVFLGEDRARRIVAVIAAVVEEEAIVVPVDSWLLAQLANLRD, encoded by the coding sequence ATGTTACGGGTATTGCTCCTGGCGCTGGCCGCCGCCCTCCTGCCCGTCCCCGCCCCTGCGGAGGACGCGGTGGGCCGTCTGAACCTCGCCGGCTACCGCCACCGCGAGATGTGCACGGCGACGCTCGTGGCCCCCGATATCGCGCTGACCGCGGCGCACTGCGTCACAACGCCAGCCGACGGATATCTCAAGCGGATCGGGGACATGACCTTCGTCGCGGGCTGGGACGGGGAGCATCACGCAGGGGCTGCGCGAATCAAGGCGGTGACCGTGCATCCGAAGGCCTACGACAACGGGCGTTTCGACATCGCCCACGACATCGCGCTTGTGACGCTCGACCAGCTGCTGGAAGTCGCGCCGTTGCCTGTCGGCATTGGCGTTCCGCCGGGACCGATGACCCTGATGGGCTACCGCCGCTCCGTCCCGCACCGGCTGACGATCACGCCTTTGTGTTACGGCGACGAGACAGGCCCGCTCTGGCGGCTCCGCTGCCGGGTGGAACCCGGTCAGTCAGGCGGCCCGGTCTTCCTGGGCGAGGACCGCGCCCGCCGCATCGTCGCCGTCATCGCCGCGGTGGTAGAGGAAGAGGCCATCGTCGTCCCCGTCGACAGCTGGCTCCTCGCCCAACTCGCCAACCTCCGCGACTGA
- the yajC gene encoding preprotein translocase subunit YajC, which yields MDQNALSSFVMMGLIFAIMYFLLIRPQQKKVKEHKAMIEAIRRNDIIVTQGGIIAKVVKVKDDAEVEVEIAEGVKVRIMRSTIAAVKSKTEPAEA from the coding sequence ATGGACCAGAACGCCCTTTCCTCTTTCGTGATGATGGGCCTGATCTTCGCGATCATGTATTTCCTCCTCATCCGCCCGCAGCAGAAGAAGGTGAAGGAGCACAAGGCGATGATCGAGGCGATCCGCCGCAACGACATCATCGTCACCCAGGGCGGGATCATCGCCAAGGTCGTCAAGGTCAAGGACGACGCCGAGGTCGAGGTCGAGATCGCCGAAGGCGTGAAGGTGCGCATCATGCGCTCCACCATCGCGGCGGTGAAATCCAAGACCGAACCCGCAGAGGCCTGA
- the secD gene encoding protein translocase subunit SecD — translation MLQIDAWKRWLIWLTVVVGLLLAIPNLFYGRVESHNDAVKAIEAGADTSENRAAEAQWPSFLPSGLVNLGLDLRGGAHLLARVQTTDVYKSRMESLWPEVRDLLRDERDTVGTIRWNSEAVDRGELRVKLSNPEGMQRAIEVVRGLAQPVVTLTGAGASDIEVRGEGDELVVTLSEAEKQATDDRTLQQSLEIIRRRIDEVGTREPTIQRQGFDRILIQVPGIGSAAELKEIIGTTAQLTFQPVVGRTTNQNDAPGPGNELLPSLDEQGLYYVLEQTPVVTGEELTNAQPTFDQNGRPAVSFNFNPGGARKFGDYTAENIGSPFAIVLDDEVISAPVIQSHIGGGAGIITGNFTVEESTNLAVLLRAGALPAGLEFLEERTIGPELGQDSIEAGKLATGVAFVAVLGFMVASYGLFGVFANIALILNVALMFGLLSLIGATLTLPGIAGIVLTVGMAVDANVLIFERIREELKTARGPARAIELGYEKALSAIVDANITTFITAVILYVMGSGPVRGFAVTLGFGIITSVFTAIFVTRVLIVTWFERRRPKTIEV, via the coding sequence ATGCTGCAGATCGACGCCTGGAAGCGCTGGCTGATCTGGCTCACCGTCGTGGTGGGCCTGCTTCTGGCCATTCCGAACCTGTTCTACGGACGGGTCGAAAGCCACAACGACGCCGTCAAGGCCATCGAGGCGGGCGCCGACACGTCGGAGAACCGCGCGGCAGAGGCCCAGTGGCCGTCTTTCCTGCCGTCGGGGCTGGTGAACCTCGGGCTCGATCTGCGGGGCGGTGCGCACCTGTTGGCGCGGGTGCAGACCACGGACGTCTACAAGTCCCGGATGGAGTCGCTCTGGCCGGAAGTGCGGGACCTGTTGCGCGACGAGCGTGACACGGTGGGCACGATCCGCTGGAACTCCGAGGCCGTCGACCGCGGCGAACTGCGGGTCAAGCTGTCGAATCCGGAAGGCATGCAGCGCGCCATCGAGGTGGTGCGCGGGCTTGCGCAGCCGGTCGTGACGCTGACCGGCGCGGGCGCGTCAGACATCGAGGTGCGCGGCGAGGGCGACGAACTGGTCGTCACGCTGTCGGAAGCCGAGAAGCAGGCAACCGACGACCGCACGCTGCAACAGTCGCTGGAGATCATCCGCCGCCGCATCGACGAGGTGGGCACGCGCGAACCGACGATCCAGCGGCAGGGGTTCGACCGCATCCTGATCCAGGTGCCGGGCATCGGCTCTGCGGCGGAACTGAAAGAGATCATCGGCACCACGGCGCAGCTGACCTTCCAGCCGGTCGTCGGCCGGACCACCAACCAGAACGACGCGCCCGGACCGGGCAACGAGCTGCTGCCCTCGCTGGACGAGCAGGGGCTGTATTACGTGCTGGAGCAGACCCCGGTCGTGACCGGGGAAGAGCTGACCAACGCGCAGCCGACCTTCGACCAGAACGGCCGCCCGGCGGTGAGCTTCAACTTCAACCCCGGCGGCGCGCGCAAGTTCGGCGACTACACCGCCGAGAACATCGGCTCGCCCTTCGCCATCGTGCTGGACGACGAGGTGATCTCTGCCCCCGTGATCCAGAGCCACATCGGCGGTGGCGCGGGCATCATCACCGGCAACTTCACGGTCGAGGAATCGACCAACCTCGCCGTGCTGCTGCGCGCAGGCGCTCTGCCCGCGGGACTGGAGTTTCTCGAGGAACGGACCATCGGTCCGGAACTGGGGCAGGACAGCATCGAGGCCGGCAAGTTGGCGACGGGTGTGGCCTTTGTCGCGGTGCTGGGCTTCATGGTGGCGAGCTACGGTCTCTTCGGTGTCTTCGCCAACATCGCGCTGATCCTGAACGTCGCGCTGATGTTCGGCCTGCTGAGCCTGATCGGGGCGACGCTGACCCTGCCGGGGATCGCGGGGATCGTGCTGACGGTCGGCATGGCTGTGGACGCCAACGTGCTGATCTTCGAGCGCATCCGCGAGGAGCTGAAGACGGCGCGCGGACCGGCGCGGGCGATCGAGCTGGGCTATGAAAAGGCGCTGAGCGCCATCGTCGACGCCAACATCACCACCTTCATCACTGCCGTGATCCTCTACGTGATGGGTTCCGGCCCGGTGCGGGGCTTCGCGGTCACGCTGGGTTTCGGCATCATCACTTCCGTCTTCACCGCGATCTTCGTGACGCGGGTGCTGATCGTGACGTGGTTCGAACGCCGCCGCCCCAAGACCATCGAAGTTTGA
- the secF gene encoding protein translocase subunit SecF translates to MRLRLVKDDLNWDFFSRSKLWLGISGVMVVIALASFFIQGLNYGIDFRGGTTIRTESAEPVDVGAYRDALAPLGLGDTVISEVFDPNFRDDQNVAMVRIGAQDGEEAVSTEVIDSAEAALKEVAPDIRFTSVESVGPKVSQELIHTAVLAVCLAIAAVLVYIWLRFEWQFALGAVIALIHDVALTIGIFSELQIRFDLAIIAALLTIVGYSLNDTVVVFDRVRENLIKYKSKDLKEVLNMSINETMSRTVMTSLTTLLALIALLVLGGDVIRGFVFAMTWGIIVGTYSSIFVASAILLRLGVKRDWSKPADTPGTQFGDVDA, encoded by the coding sequence ATGCGACTGAGACTGGTCAAGGACGATCTGAACTGGGACTTCTTCTCGAGATCGAAGCTGTGGCTCGGCATCTCGGGGGTGATGGTGGTCATCGCGCTGGCAAGCTTCTTCATCCAGGGGCTGAACTACGGCATCGACTTCCGCGGCGGCACGACGATCCGGACCGAGAGCGCGGAGCCGGTCGACGTGGGCGCCTACCGCGACGCGCTGGCGCCGCTGGGGCTGGGCGACACGGTGATCTCGGAGGTGTTCGACCCGAACTTCCGCGACGACCAAAACGTCGCCATGGTGCGCATCGGTGCGCAGGACGGCGAGGAAGCGGTCAGCACCGAGGTCATCGATTCCGCCGAAGCAGCCCTGAAGGAGGTCGCTCCGGATATCCGCTTCACCTCTGTTGAATCGGTGGGTCCGAAGGTCTCGCAGGAGCTGATCCATACCGCCGTGTTGGCGGTGTGCCTCGCGATTGCGGCGGTGCTGGTCTACATCTGGCTCAGGTTCGAATGGCAGTTCGCGCTGGGGGCGGTGATCGCGCTGATCCACGACGTGGCGCTGACCATCGGGATCTTCAGCGAGTTGCAGATCCGCTTCGACCTGGCGATCATCGCGGCGCTGCTGACCATCGTCGGCTATTCGCTGAACGACACGGTGGTGGTCTTCGACCGGGTGCGCGAGAACCTGATCAAGTACAAGTCGAAGGACCTCAAGGAGGTCCTGAACATGTCCATCAACGAGACCATGAGCCGGACGGTCATGACCTCGCTGACCACGCTTCTGGCGCTGATCGCGCTTCTGGTGCTGGGCGGCGACGTGATCCGCGGCTTCGTCTTCGCCATGACGTGGGGCATTATCGTCGGCACCTATTCGTCGATCTTCGTCGCCTCCGCCATCCTGCTGCGGCTTGGGGTGAAGCGCGACTGGTCGAAACCCGCGGACACGCCGGGCACGCAGTTCGGTGACGTCGACGCCTGA
- a CDS encoding Mth938-like domain-containing protein gives MRLNEIIYTDARPVDGYGPGFFRVGGEVHEGALLLWDKGKAGWGGFEDEGSLLSFVDMVDVILVGTGAEIAFLPTELRERLESEGLGVEVMSSPSACRTYNVLISEGRRVALAVLPV, from the coding sequence ATGCGCCTGAACGAGATCATCTATACCGACGCCCGGCCCGTGGACGGCTACGGACCGGGCTTCTTCCGTGTCGGCGGCGAGGTGCATGAAGGTGCGCTGCTGCTGTGGGACAAGGGCAAGGCCGGTTGGGGCGGTTTCGAGGACGAGGGCAGCCTGCTCAGTTTCGTCGACATGGTTGACGTGATCCTCGTGGGCACCGGGGCCGAGATCGCCTTTCTCCCGACGGAGTTGCGGGAGCGGCTGGAGTCCGAGGGGCTGGGGGTCGAGGTGATGAGTTCGCCCTCTGCCTGCCGGACCTACAACGTGCTGATCAGCGAAGGGCGCCGCGTCGCGCTGGCGGTGCTGCCGGTCTGA
- the ccmA gene encoding heme ABC exporter ATP-binding protein CcmA, whose translation MQVSGLGVARGGVPVLEGLTFGIGAGRALVLRGPNGSGKTTLLRTIAGLQPPLEGQIEGAGERIAYAAHSDGLKSMLTVTENLRFWAQVFGTAGISPAIEAFDLIPLRDRLAGSLSAGQKRRLGLARLMVTGRPVWVLDEPTVSLDTASVALFADAVRAHLAGGGSALMATHIDLGLEADVLDVTPFKAKPRVAVEDEAFL comes from the coding sequence TTGCAGGTATCCGGTCTGGGGGTCGCGCGCGGGGGCGTGCCGGTGCTCGAAGGGCTGACCTTCGGGATCGGCGCCGGCAGGGCGCTGGTTCTGCGCGGTCCGAACGGGTCAGGCAAGACGACGCTGTTGCGCACCATCGCCGGGCTTCAGCCGCCGCTGGAAGGGCAGATCGAGGGCGCCGGAGAGCGCATCGCGTACGCTGCCCATTCCGACGGTCTGAAGTCCATGCTGACGGTCACGGAAAACCTGAGGTTCTGGGCGCAGGTCTTTGGCACCGCAGGCATTTCCCCCGCCATCGAGGCCTTCGACCTGATCCCGTTGCGGGACCGGCTGGCGGGCAGCCTGAGTGCCGGTCAGAAGCGTCGGCTTGGGCTGGCGCGGCTGATGGTGACGGGCCGCCCGGTGTGGGTGCTGGACGAGCCGACGGTGTCGCTGGACACGGCCTCTGTCGCACTCTTCGCCGATGCGGTGCGCGCGCACCTTGCGGGCGGGGGATCGGCGCTGATGGCGACGCACATCGACCTCGGGCTGGAGGCGGACGTGCTGGACGTGACCCCTTTCAAGGCGAAGCCGCGCGTTGCCGTGGAAGACGAGGCCTTCCTGTGA
- the ccmB gene encoding heme exporter protein CcmB yields the protein MIALLVRDLRLAVRAGGGFGLGLAFFLIVTVLVPFGVGPETGLLSTIAPGVLWIGALLACLLSLDRILALDWEDGSLDLLATAPLPMEGIVSVKALAHWITTGLPLVVAAPMLGVLLSLPAEGYLWVFVSLALGTPALSVIGTFGAALTVGLKRGGLLMSLLVLPLYVPTLIFGAEVARRGAEGLPVATPLAMLAGISFGVIALLPFASAAVLRINLR from the coding sequence GTGATCGCGCTGCTGGTCAGGGACCTGCGGCTGGCGGTGCGGGCGGGCGGGGGCTTTGGCCTCGGGCTCGCGTTCTTCCTGATCGTGACGGTGCTGGTGCCTTTCGGCGTGGGGCCGGAGACGGGTCTCCTGTCGACCATCGCGCCCGGCGTGCTGTGGATCGGCGCCCTTTTGGCCTGCCTCTTGTCGCTGGACCGCATCCTCGCCCTCGACTGGGAAGACGGGTCGCTCGACCTGCTGGCCACGGCGCCGCTGCCTATGGAGGGGATCGTCAGCGTGAAGGCGCTGGCGCACTGGATCACCACGGGTCTGCCGCTGGTGGTCGCGGCGCCGATGCTGGGCGTGCTGCTGAGCCTGCCGGCCGAGGGCTACCTGTGGGTCTTCGTCAGCCTCGCCCTGGGGACGCCCGCGCTGTCGGTGATCGGCACCTTCGGGGCGGCCCTGACCGTTGGGCTGAAGCGCGGCGGCCTCCTGATGTCGCTGCTGGTGCTGCCGCTTTACGTGCCGACGCTGATCTTCGGCGCAGAGGTGGCGCGGCGCGGGGCAGAGGGGCTGCCGGTGGCGACGCCGCTGGCGATGCTGGCCGGGATCAGCTTTGGGGTGATCGCGCTTTTGCCGTTTGCCAGCGCCGCCGTCCTGCGGATCAACCTCAGGTGA
- a CDS encoding heme ABC transporter permease, whose protein sequence is MASIWEYANPVKFIRTTDRVLPWLSAAAVVALVGGLFWGFFLTPDDYRQGSTVKIIYLHVPAALMAINAWLMMLVASLIWIVRRHHVSALAARAAAPVGAVMTLIALATGAIWGQPMWGTWWAWDPRLTSFLILFLFYLGYMALWEAIENDDTAADLTSILCLVGSVFAILSRYAVNFWNQGLHQGASVMRAGALAGDTEERVSNVYAVPLFVCMAGFVLLFIALVFLRTQTEIRARRTRALLARERVA, encoded by the coding sequence ATGGCGTCGATCTGGGAATATGCCAATCCGGTCAAGTTCATCCGGACCACGGACAGGGTGCTGCCCTGGCTCTCGGCCGCGGCTGTCGTGGCGCTGGTGGGCGGCCTCTTCTGGGGGTTCTTCCTGACGCCGGACGACTACCGGCAGGGGTCGACCGTCAAGATCATCTACCTGCATGTGCCTGCGGCGCTGATGGCGATCAACGCCTGGCTGATGATGCTGGTCGCCTCGCTGATCTGGATCGTGCGGCGCCACCACGTGAGCGCGCTGGCGGCCCGGGCCGCGGCGCCGGTGGGGGCGGTGATGACGCTGATCGCACTGGCGACGGGCGCGATCTGGGGCCAGCCCATGTGGGGCACGTGGTGGGCATGGGACCCGCGGCTGACATCCTTCCTGATCCTGTTTCTCTTCTACCTCGGCTACATGGCGCTTTGGGAGGCGATCGAGAACGACGACACGGCGGCGGACCTGACGTCGATCCTGTGTCTCGTGGGTTCGGTCTTTGCGATCCTCAGCCGCTACGCCGTCAACTTCTGGAACCAGGGTCTGCACCAGGGTGCCTCGGTCATGCGCGCGGGCGCGCTGGCCGGCGACACGGAAGAGCGGGTGTCCAACGTCTACGCGGTGCCGCTGTTCGTCTGCATGGCGGGCTTCGTGCTGCTGTTCATCGCACTGGTCTTCCTGCGCACCCAGACGGAGATCCGGGCGCGACGGACAAGGGCGCTTCTGGCGCGGGAGCGGGTGGCATGA
- the ccmD gene encoding heme exporter protein CcmD has translation MIPELGKYAGPVLASYAVSLALLGLLIVASVLRSRRVKRELEQVEGRKDG, from the coding sequence ATGATCCCGGAACTCGGCAAGTATGCGGGGCCCGTGCTGGCCTCTTACGCGGTGTCGCTGGCGCTGCTGGGGCTGCTGATCGTGGCTTCGGTCCTGCGCTCGCGGCGCGTGAAACGCGAACTGGAACAGGTGGAGGGCCGCAAGGATGGCTAA
- a CDS encoding DsbE family thiol:disulfide interchange protein, with the protein MAKVSPLMILPPVIFAAFGVMAYLGLKNSDETHRLESVFEGKPAPAVTDVALEGYPGITPEMLARGEVVLVNFWASWCPPCRAEHPQLLALQADGVPILGVNFKDQAKNARSYLEDEGSPFEAVAFDPNGRTAIDWGVTAPPETFIVDGDGTVLFKFVGPLVGSDYEQRFVPELEKALAD; encoded by the coding sequence ATGGCTAAGGTGTCGCCGCTGATGATCCTGCCGCCGGTGATCTTCGCCGCCTTCGGGGTGATGGCCTACCTCGGGCTGAAGAACAGCGACGAGACGCACCGGCTTGAATCGGTTTTCGAGGGCAAGCCCGCCCCGGCGGTGACGGATGTCGCGCTGGAAGGCTACCCCGGCATCACGCCTGAGATGCTGGCCCGGGGCGAGGTCGTTCTGGTCAACTTCTGGGCCTCTTGGTGCCCGCCGTGCCGGGCGGAGCATCCGCAACTTCTGGCGTTGCAGGCCGACGGGGTGCCGATCCTCGGCGTGAACTTCAAGGACCAGGCGAAGAACGCCAGGTCCTACCTCGAGGACGAGGGCAGCCCCTTCGAGGCAGTGGCCTTCGACCCGAACGGCCGCACGGCGATCGACTGGGGCGTGACCGCGCCGCCGGAGACCTTCATCGTGGACGGAGACGGCACAGTTCTGTTCAAGTTCGTGGGGCCGCTGGTTGGCTCGGACTACGAGCAGCGGTTCGTGCCGGAACTGGAGAAGGCGCTGGCCGACTGA
- a CDS encoding YjhX family toxin, translated as MNISKYEQRVLHVLAQGGAISFERGANGKLLDVTCVTRDGHVLNDCTLAVVERLKKRRLIRSRGGAAYRVTRAGLAAVRAQLDQR; from the coding sequence ATGAACATCTCGAAATACGAACAGCGCGTCTTGCACGTGCTGGCTCAGGGCGGCGCGATTTCCTTCGAACGCGGCGCCAATGGCAAATTGCTGGACGTGACCTGCGTGACACGCGACGGCCACGTGCTGAACGACTGCACGCTGGCGGTGGTGGAGCGCCTGAAGAAGCGGCGGCTGATCCGGTCGCGGGGCGGGGCGGCTTACCGCGTCACCCGGGCGGGGCTGGCCGCCGTGCGGGCGCAGCTCGACCAGCGCTGA